A genomic segment from Myxosarcina sp. GI1 encodes:
- a CDS encoding helicase HerA domain-containing protein: MREKDLNNGQINSMVGTALGYGFIAPEQLGYFMAIFACCIPFMFADPLKGLIIFACIYGLFWILTGNDPSKFFERFKRPKRYISEETQVNFDRSGVPKKESSKRNATVFNIKGKNHTFHHIEPKFCLRTYGQIELDAKKIGFYLLRRGPQVMIILCWKIAGYDPSMTGEQALAILTSATDALNMLPKDIDLKVYEDINSSASKYLNMQRELQSKNCDVLSQKIMASRMEKGEQLADEGRLQTNNILIFAKYRVPLGQDYAVKQNWLDEMLAQTQPLVGMFRGKQFDSKSAWKKVLDSAYYYAYQQVNNLLTNNKGFGLQATSLNVFQLWARDYLELHEPPVIPVPQYIIYNNEGLQPPVINSGTHVLGSLFEPADGVSTVPHFDNNHVYFPHNNKFAAFVRIGQIQKYPPDKQNVALGYTRYLWNIIADKTTITDCRVISELTADRSGFEMIQLDRITSNSVKREALAAKKQTVDVVAMRRREQAVEARDLLEEKNIPFWVSLGIWLYRDTKEKLEQDLSNLCQQIPSAAVERVENCVEHIWFQSQTFEWEAFLTKPNHRRQKYFGFQSLPLIPLIKSKTINRRGMMFLTRELNTPVYLDIANEKNHTGIFAKTGAGKSNIILEMLFEYVIYGQRVVLFDFPRPDGTSTYTVLVPLLQKLGVKAAYHNVRENTIDIVELPDLREASSPENYEERWNDTIKSHVRLLCAIVMGISNNPDREILVNSLLSECYASFHEREEIKKRYREAIEGGYGSTAYNNMPIYEDFVDFAEEWFANYIEKKQQKIDSELSRETIDLILIQLRGILKTSLGRSINGISSFDTNVDVLVIGLTDVSEDLDSLLYAMTGLNVLFRGAFSSKRSLLGIDEGTILYKFRFFAKQTGIVPVHGRKWGCNFLIAAQETSTIANSVVGDEIFDNLDNIFCGCIESTAIDKMARLGFRRSILNLYTTDAYKPSGELLQSYWYLKRGDRHFEVAHAPSDLLLALGATEPEEEYVRANIRSQYDDEIEALEEFARINVEAKKSGIPIKSYYSQVAQS; the protein is encoded by the coding sequence TTGAGAGAGAAAGACTTAAACAACGGTCAGATAAATTCAATGGTCGGTACGGCATTGGGATATGGATTTATAGCACCCGAACAATTAGGTTACTTTATGGCAATCTTCGCTTGCTGTATCCCCTTTATGTTTGCCGACCCGCTTAAAGGATTGATAATATTTGCTTGCATCTATGGACTGTTTTGGATTTTAACGGGCAACGATCCTAGTAAGTTTTTCGAGAGATTCAAACGACCCAAACGTTATATATCAGAAGAGACTCAGGTAAACTTCGATCGCAGTGGAGTTCCAAAGAAGGAATCTAGCAAAAGAAATGCTACGGTCTTTAACATAAAAGGAAAAAATCATACTTTCCATCACATAGAACCCAAGTTCTGTTTGAGAACCTACGGGCAAATCGAACTCGATGCTAAAAAAATTGGGTTCTATCTACTACGTCGCGGTCCGCAGGTAATGATAATTCTTTGCTGGAAGATTGCTGGTTACGATCCCTCGATGACGGGAGAACAAGCGTTAGCCATTTTAACTTCAGCAACCGACGCGCTAAATATGCTGCCAAAGGACATAGATCTTAAAGTCTATGAAGATATTAATAGCTCTGCAAGCAAGTATTTAAATATGCAGCGAGAGCTACAGAGTAAAAATTGTGATGTTCTCAGCCAAAAAATTATGGCATCGAGAATGGAAAAAGGCGAGCAGCTAGCAGATGAGGGAAGATTACAGACTAATAATATCTTGATTTTTGCCAAATATCGCGTTCCGTTGGGACAGGATTATGCAGTCAAGCAAAATTGGTTGGATGAAATGCTAGCTCAAACCCAACCTCTAGTAGGAATGTTTAGAGGAAAGCAGTTCGACTCGAAATCTGCCTGGAAAAAGGTATTAGATTCAGCCTATTACTATGCCTACCAGCAAGTAAATAATTTGCTGACGAATAATAAAGGGTTTGGCTTGCAAGCTACTTCGCTAAACGTCTTTCAGCTTTGGGCTAGAGATTATTTAGAATTGCACGAACCGCCCGTAATTCCCGTACCGCAATATATTATTTACAACAATGAAGGATTGCAGCCGCCAGTCATCAATTCGGGAACTCATGTATTGGGCAGTCTTTTCGAGCCTGCCGATGGTGTTAGTACGGTTCCACACTTCGACAACAACCATGTTTATTTTCCCCACAACAATAAGTTTGCTGCGTTTGTACGTATCGGACAAATTCAAAAATATCCCCCAGATAAGCAAAACGTTGCGTTGGGGTATACGCGCTATCTTTGGAATATCATAGCCGATAAAACCACGATTACAGACTGCCGAGTAATTTCGGAATTAACCGCAGACAGGTCGGGTTTTGAAATGATACAGCTAGATCGTATTACTTCCAATTCGGTAAAGCGAGAAGCACTGGCAGCTAAAAAACAAACTGTTGATGTAGTTGCCATGCGAAGGCGGGAGCAAGCTGTAGAAGCAAGAGATCTACTAGAAGAAAAAAATATTCCTTTTTGGGTTAGCCTGGGAATTTGGCTCTACCGAGATACCAAAGAAAAGCTAGAGCAGGATCTTAGCAATCTCTGCCAGCAAATTCCCTCGGCGGCGGTAGAAAGAGTAGAAAATTGTGTAGAGCATATTTGGTTTCAATCGCAAACCTTTGAGTGGGAGGCTTTTTTAACCAAGCCCAATCATCGTCGCCAAAAATACTTTGGTTTTCAGTCGCTTCCTCTGATTCCTCTAATTAAAAGTAAAACCATCAATCGACGTGGCATGATGTTTTTGACTAGAGAATTAAATACACCAGTTTACTTAGACATCGCCAATGAAAAAAATCATACGGGAATTTTTGCTAAAACTGGTGCTGGAAAGTCAAACATCATTTTAGAGATGTTGTTTGAATACGTTATCTACGGTCAACGGGTAGTGCTGTTCGATTTTCCCCGACCAGATGGAACGAGTACATATACCGTACTCGTTCCCCTGCTGCAAAAGTTAGGAGTAAAAGCTGCCTATCATAACGTTCGAGAAAACACGATCGATATTGTCGAACTACCAGATCTTCGCGAAGCGAGCAGCCCTGAAAATTACGAGGAACGCTGGAATGATACTATCAAATCTCATGTTAGGCTTCTGTGTGCTATTGTTATGGGGATAAGCAATAATCCCGATCGAGAGATCTTGGTAAATTCGCTTTTAAGCGAATGTTACGCGAGTTTTCACGAGCGAGAGGAGATAAAAAAGCGTTATCGAGAAGCAATTGAAGGCGGTTATGGTTCGACGGCATACAATAATATGCCAATTTACGAAGATTTTGTCGATTTTGCCGAAGAATGGTTTGCCAACTACATCGAGAAAAAACAGCAAAAAATCGATTCCGAGTTATCTAGAGAAACTATAGATTTAATATTAATTCAGTTGCGAGGTATACTTAAAACTTCTCTGGGAAGATCGATTAATGGCATTAGTTCTTTCGATACCAATGTCGATGTGTTGGTGATAGGATTGACCGACGTTTCGGAAGATTTAGATTCTCTACTATATGCAATGACGGGATTAAACGTGCTGTTTCGAGGGGCGTTTAGCTCGAAACGCTCTTTATTAGGAATTGATGAAGGCACGATATTATATAAATTCCGTTTTTTTGCCAAGCAAACTGGAATTGTTCCCGTACACGGACGTAAGTGGGGATGTAATTTTTTGATTGCCGCTCAGGAAACTTCAACGATCGCCAATTCTGTAGTAGGTGACGAGATATTTGACAATTTAGATAATATTTTCTGTGGATGTATAGAAAGTACCGCTATTGATAAAATGGCACGGTTGGGTTTTCGCCGCTCGATTCTCAACCTGTACACGACAGATGCTTACAAACCAAGTGGAGAACTCTTGCAATCCTACTGGTATTTAAAGCGGGGAGATAGACATTTTGAAGTAGCACACGCACCTAGCGACCTGCTGCTAGCATTAGGAGCAACCGAGCCTGAAGAAGAATATGTAAGAGCGAATATAAGAAGTCAATATGATGATGAGATCGAAGCACTCGAAGAATTTGCCAGAATTAATGTAGAGGCTAAAAAATCGGGGATTCCCATTAAATCGTACTATTCTCAAGTAGCACAATCTTAA
- the topA gene encoding type I DNA topoisomerase produces MNKLVIIESTGKLKKISEFLPAEGWTVMASKGHVRQLAHDGEDNLGFDIVGNRVNCRYQLTDSKAKRTVAELKKAVRAAEIVYLATDPDREGETISWHLAQILNLHNPRRISFNEISQKAISSAVANYRDIDMNLVEAGLARACFDKCVGYKGSPLLWAQNIGAKSMGRVQSAVLHLVCELEREIINFKPVDYFSVFVDYAEGFRAFYCGGSATEKENDNSSESKRIFQQDEAANLVRLATSTQHSLVNLERTKVAKKPPPPFTTSTLQQTAGAKLGFSPERTMQLAQTLYEQGYITYMRTDSVNLSDDFCTAARNWLTTKDPNNIPDKVTKHRNTKNAQEGHEAIRPTNIELPSSRLKTLIEADAFNLYVLIWKRSLASQCRSAVLNKTTVVSKCQETFWQAKGQTVSFLGYARYWHDLSAELELPDLAEGQILNPDNAQFEKKRTNPPSRLSEPQLVALMEKKGIGRPSTYSASVATLKIRQYVRLSKKKLFPTELGMRVNIFLQKFFPELIDAGYTSLMESDLDKVASGELNWQKHFANWYHTYFAPAIARARQQLPNFTAPKAQGKISATKYFCPVCQKPLEEYTYTKEGKNKSLLRCSDPEARKQPNHKQAVYFFSTKANKFWSPKFGELGSNSSSNAKSLPTKPIKKARIVKKCDRTNTKIAKIRRKK; encoded by the coding sequence ATGAATAAGCTTGTAATTATTGAAAGTACGGGAAAGCTCAAAAAGATAAGTGAATTTTTGCCCGCAGAAGGCTGGACTGTAATGGCTAGCAAAGGTCATGTGCGACAACTGGCACACGATGGAGAGGACAATTTAGGATTCGATATTGTAGGAAATCGCGTCAACTGCCGCTATCAATTGACTGATTCTAAAGCCAAACGAACTGTAGCAGAATTAAAAAAGGCAGTTCGTGCAGCCGAGATAGTCTATCTAGCTACCGACCCCGACCGCGAAGGAGAAACGATTAGTTGGCACTTAGCTCAAATCCTCAACCTACATAACCCCCGTCGCATTAGCTTTAATGAAATTAGCCAAAAAGCTATATCTAGTGCGGTCGCTAATTATCGCGATATTGACATGAATCTGGTCGAGGCAGGATTAGCTAGAGCCTGTTTCGATAAATGCGTCGGATATAAAGGCTCTCCTCTGCTTTGGGCGCAGAATATCGGAGCAAAAAGCATGGGCAGAGTGCAGTCGGCGGTACTACACTTAGTTTGTGAATTAGAACGAGAAATAATCAATTTTAAGCCTGTCGATTATTTCTCAGTTTTTGTAGACTACGCCGAAGGATTTCGAGCTTTTTACTGCGGTGGCAGTGCCACAGAAAAAGAGAATGATAATTCCTCAGAATCCAAACGCATTTTCCAGCAGGATGAGGCAGCAAATTTAGTTCGACTCGCCACTTCAACGCAGCATTCTCTTGTCAATTTAGAACGAACAAAAGTTGCTAAGAAGCCTCCTCCTCCGTTTACTACCTCAACGCTACAGCAAACAGCAGGAGCGAAACTCGGCTTTAGCCCCGAACGAACCATGCAGCTAGCACAAACCCTCTACGAACAAGGCTACATTACCTATATGCGAACCGATTCGGTTAACCTCAGCGATGATTTCTGTACTGCCGCTCGTAACTGGCTGACGACTAAAGACCCCAACAATATTCCCGATAAAGTTACCAAACATCGCAACACCAAAAATGCTCAGGAAGGTCATGAGGCAATTCGACCGACTAACATTGAGCTTCCTTCTTCGAGGTTAAAAACATTAATAGAAGCCGACGCTTTTAATCTCTACGTTTTAATCTGGAAGCGATCGCTTGCTTCTCAATGTCGCAGCGCGGTTTTAAATAAAACTACGGTGGTTTCCAAATGCCAGGAGACTTTTTGGCAAGCTAAGGGGCAAACAGTTAGCTTTTTAGGCTACGCGAGGTATTGGCACGACCTTAGTGCCGAGCTTGAATTGCCCGATTTGGCAGAAGGACAAATTCTCAATCCCGATAATGCTCAGTTCGAGAAAAAACGGACAAATCCCCCCTCTCGCCTCAGCGAACCCCAATTAGTGGCGTTGATGGAGAAAAAAGGTATTGGTAGACCTAGTACCTATTCTGCTTCAGTGGCAACACTTAAAATTAGACAATACGTTAGATTGTCTAAGAAGAAGCTTTTTCCAACTGAGTTGGGAATGCGAGTAAACATTTTCTTGCAAAAGTTTTTCCCAGAACTGATTGATGCTGGTTATACCTCTTTAATGGAAAGCGATTTGGACAAAGTTGCTTCGGGAGAACTAAATTGGCAAAAACATTTTGCCAATTGGTATCACACTTACTTTGCTCCAGCGATCGCCCGCGCAAGACAACAACTTCCGAATTTTACTGCCCCTAAAGCTCAAGGAAAAATTTCTGCTACGAAATATTTTTGTCCAGTTTGCCAAAAACCTTTGGAGGAGTATACTTATACTAAAGAAGGCAAAAACAAAAGTCTTCTCCGATGTTCCGATCCCGAAGCCAGGAAACAACCAAACCACAAACAAGCTGTCTACTTTTTTTCAACTAAAGCTAATAAGTTTTGGAGTCCCAAATTTGGGGAGTTAGGTTCTAATTCTTCGTCGAACGCTAAATCTTTGCCTACAAAGCCCATTAAAAAAGCTCGAATTGTTAAAAAATGCGATCGTACCAATACCAAAATCGCCAAAATTCGCCGAAAAAAATAG
- a CDS encoding DUF3102 domain-containing protein has translation MSDRKLVSVILIDDERDFNKCVTEIISKTLNTERVLLQSFAEGNEGFKQIEENCRRGIMTIAVIDIILPQINGDVLIEQAKFDKKDVLGFVISAHKTESELNSIAASKEWLEKIYCKPVNYQNFTNELVRYISQYVEREDSDLIESSSALDVGFDYGELDASLILHLKEEATEIKGLIRNTIESTLEAGKRLTEVKRLLPHGKFREWVEKETGFHYTSIAQFMRLWETFGNRRADIVNSGLNVTILYRLASDSVPEDFRQRVIKLSSSGKKISVKKLKQMRQVYDEGIAQKENESQEEVTVNVNTSADIDTTKTDKKPEKKPEIVNVIRKKRFIELGPHLLYCGHPTAREFSDRLPEDITFSIAFPMTSDWGERSSIFPSVYGLTETIFRNNAPQGEEEVAANLKFMRSGMKEFTYFQENILFAFLPYPKLLLMAHELELICWIAEPNLQRCDEIVKIWEENRASR, from the coding sequence ATGAGCGATCGAAAACTTGTTTCTGTAATATTAATTGATGATGAGCGCGACTTTAACAAATGCGTAACTGAAATCATATCTAAAACCTTAAATACAGAGCGAGTGTTGCTCCAAAGTTTTGCTGAAGGCAACGAAGGTTTCAAGCAGATTGAAGAAAATTGCCGTAGAGGAATAATGACCATAGCGGTTATAGACATAATTCTCCCTCAGATAAATGGAGACGTGTTAATCGAGCAAGCGAAATTTGATAAGAAAGACGTTTTAGGGTTTGTTATTTCCGCTCATAAAACCGAATCTGAATTGAATTCAATTGCCGCAAGTAAAGAGTGGTTGGAAAAGATTTATTGCAAGCCAGTAAACTACCAAAATTTTACAAATGAGTTAGTTCGATATATTTCTCAGTATGTCGAACGAGAGGATTCCGATTTAATAGAAAGTTCATCCGCTCTGGATGTAGGATTCGACTACGGCGAGCTTGACGCTTCGTTAATCTTACATCTTAAGGAAGAAGCAACAGAAATTAAAGGTTTAATCAGAAATACTATTGAAAGCACTCTCGAAGCTGGAAAGAGATTAACCGAGGTAAAGAGATTATTGCCTCATGGTAAGTTTAGAGAATGGGTCGAAAAAGAAACGGGGTTTCACTACACGTCGATAGCCCAATTTATGCGTCTTTGGGAAACGTTTGGCAATCGTAGAGCAGATATAGTAAATTCTGGCTTGAACGTTACCATTTTGTATCGCTTAGCCTCGGACTCAGTACCAGAAGATTTTCGCCAGCGAGTTATCAAACTTTCCAGTAGCGGGAAAAAAATTTCGGTCAAAAAGCTCAAACAAATGAGACAAGTTTACGATGAGGGAATAGCACAAAAAGAAAATGAAAGTCAAGAAGAGGTTACTGTAAATGTTAATACATCTGCCGATATAGATACTACTAAAACCGATAAAAAGCCAGAAAAAAAGCCAGAAATTGTCAACGTTATCAGAAAAAAACGGTTTATAGAATTAGGACCGCATTTGTTATATTGCGGTCATCCCACAGCCAGAGAATTTAGCGATCGCCTGCCTGAAGATATTACTTTTAGCATTGCTTTTCCTATGACTTCAGACTGGGGAGAGAGAAGTTCTATATTTCCCTCCGTGTACGGTCTAACCGAAACTATCTTCCGTAATAATGCTCCGCAAGGCGAAGAAGAGGTAGCTGCTAACCTAAAATTTATGCGGAGTGGTATGAAAGAATTTACTTATTTTCAGGAAAACATATTGTTTGCTTTTTTGCCCTATCCAAAACTGCTCTTAATGGCTCATGAGCTAGAACTTATTTGCTGGATTGCCGAGCCAAATCTTCAGCGGTGCGATGAAATTGTCAAAATATGGGAAGAAAATAGAGCATCTCGATGA
- a CDS encoding ShlB/FhaC/HecB family hemolysin secretion/activation protein gives MRQNVKIAPERITISGNTVFSDSELIKKLEKFRGKKLSVYVLNDMAAEIENLYTSKGYRNSGAYIPQQEVSSSGSLKLQVIEGKIESIEIDGLENLNKSYVNSFFSSLRSKPLNVKTINEKLALLERSDAIENVSAELINGTQPGTDILLVSVEEAPVWKNSWNFNNWRSPIAGEYTATATSSYRSILGSEDELYGSYSLFEGADAFSIGYQIPVTSNRGTLSIEYQNNQSRIVDNILEDLGIRSESDMLSLGFNQPIANNFEREIALAISFERTESRTFIDGDFPYSFSEGSQDGRSAVSVLSLAGNWTERGQKSVWNFYSQLNFGLDAFDATVNDNAPDGIFFSWLGQSEWVRVLNRSENADLLFVTRLSGQLTPDDLLPVEQFVLGGVGTVRGYRQNQEVGDNALVANIELVVPLVGNNNSSSQIRLIPFVDFSRVWNVQGTNSAYLSSFGFGFRWQLREILSLRVDWGIPLVEVSDFDNSLQDSGISFSFQLQP, from the coding sequence ATGCGCCAAAATGTAAAAATTGCGCCAGAGCGCATTACTATTTCGGGCAATACCGTATTTTCCGACTCAGAGCTGATTAAAAAGTTAGAAAAATTTCGCGGTAAAAAACTTTCTGTATACGTTTTGAACGATATGGCAGCAGAAATTGAAAATTTATACACTTCCAAAGGATACCGTAACTCAGGAGCATACATACCGCAGCAAGAGGTTTCTAGTTCTGGCTCGTTAAAATTACAAGTAATTGAGGGCAAGATAGAGTCAATTGAGATCGATGGCTTAGAAAATCTTAACAAAAGCTATGTCAATTCTTTTTTCTCTTCACTAAGATCGAAACCCTTAAACGTAAAAACTATCAATGAAAAACTAGCTTTATTAGAGCGAAGCGACGCAATTGAAAACGTCAGTGCAGAACTAATAAATGGAACTCAACCAGGCACAGACATACTTCTTGTTAGTGTAGAAGAAGCTCCCGTCTGGAAAAATTCTTGGAATTTTAATAATTGGCGATCGCCAATTGCTGGAGAATACACGGCGACTGCTACTAGTAGCTATCGAAGTATTTTAGGTTCAGAAGACGAGCTTTACGGTAGCTATAGTTTGTTTGAAGGGGCTGATGCCTTTTCGATTGGCTACCAAATTCCTGTTACTAGCAATCGCGGCACTTTAAGCATAGAGTATCAGAATAATCAAAGCCGCATTGTCGATAATATTTTGGAGGACTTGGGTATTCGCTCGGAATCCGATATGCTTTCTTTAGGCTTTAATCAACCAATTGCTAACAACTTCGAGCGTGAAATTGCTTTGGCGATTTCATTCGAACGAACCGAGAGCCGTACTTTTATAGATGGCGATTTTCCCTATTCTTTTAGCGAAGGTTCACAAGATGGTCGTTCGGCAGTGTCAGTTTTGAGTTTGGCTGGAAACTGGACGGAAAGAGGACAAAAATCTGTCTGGAATTTCTACTCTCAATTGAATTTCGGCTTGGACGCATTTGACGCTACAGTTAATGATAATGCTCCCGATGGAATATTTTTTAGCTGGTTAGGACAGTCCGAATGGGTACGAGTTTTAAATCGAAGTGAAAATGCCGATTTATTGTTTGTAACTCGTTTATCGGGGCAACTAACCCCAGACGATTTGCTTCCTGTCGAACAGTTTGTGCTAGGTGGTGTTGGTACTGTTCGCGGTTATCGACAGAATCAAGAAGTAGGAGATAATGCTCTTGTTGCTAATATCGAACTTGTCGTTCCTCTCGTCGGAAACAATAATAGTTCCTCTCAAATAAGGTTGATTCCTTTTGTCGATTTTAGTAGAGTTTGGAACGTACAGGGGACAAATTCAGCTTATCTTAGCAGCTTTGGTTTTGGTTTTCGCTGGCAATTAAGAGAAATTTTATCTCTAAGAGTTGATTGGGGAATACCTTTAGTTGAAGTCAGCGACTTTGATAACTCCCTGCAAGATAGCGGAATTTCTTTTTCTTTTCAATTACAACCATAA
- a CDS encoding plasmid replication protein, CyRepA1 family: protein MYLETHAHEWRQSGIDRTLIDLNLLSLDETEIAEWYFQYLPSTARRNDGRVRDGYLRAYKEPLKGGWGIKGYNPTDWNRGPELRCFKPNSPRIGSDGKPIKYDLPKNSSFDPIFPKVSYAIASLIFRSAGLNFLELTQKYAPHELVMGIVDENECSWFWLAVLDNPIIPISIAEGGKKALSLLSIGRCAIAVTSITTWREFKGSKKLHPWLALFAPQRNFYLTFDQDEKPKTKKAVNLQSLKLGTTLTKSGASKVRRISWSGTSKGIDDFIYLLQNKYGERYCQKIIRKCYQNARNYLKFDKSQQLPGKIKSVNKKYLELADIAEAALAKLLIVKSAKGTGKTEIVTDLVATDQRNGIATINLVHLERLAREAGIRLGLPYRTEKGTVSLRNALGYSLCLDSFTPDNSVPFHPEHWSDAGLIMDEFTQSLGHLAFGSTELKKYRKLVLATLGQKLADCWANNKPIRLLDADANVESVELIYELIQLYSDREITRDELEDNTFTLVNEYKSELGKLYFYDEPSPKQIRADLVAQMKQQKNLFIVTSAQKPESSDGTINLEELAKKHYLPSEILRIDSTTTGDPTHPAFNINGDRLKELIYLGNYQIIIASPTICTGISIDEVDGYFDAVFSFQSGNLTPNSVRQQLVRLRDFLVPRYLWCPKIGQGFIGSASTNPIELLTDQKGEAKLGLQLLGSKAAEQLIESNVCPLTKYWSVVGAIANREKYYYREILLYQLEEEGWQIITRFPHDDDALQRAWEERKEIRAESVRSENTTVATAHELSHTDASLLERKRNLSAAQQAQLDKYKLQQKYSIAEITPELVAAERKKLYSALRLRFWLTKGREYLERSDRELLEKTQERNNGSFFIPDFNQKISISKVKLLELLNLERFERRETQWSNNSPELIELKQFVGLDLVRFNQILGCGIAITDSPITVVQKIFKQIGKKLPYQKNSRNGNKRLRIYGAATSKFNLDAVETEILENWSSYYLYKYTGETDFAA, encoded by the coding sequence ATGTACTTAGAAACCCACGCGCACGAATGGCGGCAGAGCGGTATCGATCGCACTTTAATAGATTTAAATCTTCTATCCTTAGATGAAACCGAAATTGCCGAATGGTATTTTCAGTATTTACCGTCTACTGCTAGAAGAAACGATGGTAGAGTGCGCGATGGTTATTTACGAGCCTATAAAGAACCACTCAAAGGTGGTTGGGGCATTAAAGGTTACAATCCTACCGATTGGAATAGAGGGCCAGAATTGCGGTGCTTTAAACCCAATTCACCCCGAATTGGTTCGGATGGCAAACCAATTAAATACGACCTGCCAAAAAATTCTTCTTTCGACCCAATTTTCCCTAAAGTCAGCTATGCGATTGCCTCTTTAATCTTTCGCTCGGCTGGCTTAAACTTTTTGGAACTAACTCAAAAATACGCTCCTCATGAGTTGGTTATGGGAATAGTTGACGAGAATGAGTGTTCCTGGTTCTGGCTTGCCGTTTTAGACAACCCAATAATTCCTATTAGTATTGCCGAAGGAGGTAAAAAGGCACTATCTTTGCTCTCGATTGGCAGATGTGCGATCGCCGTAACTTCCATTACCACCTGGAGGGAATTCAAGGGTAGTAAAAAACTTCATCCCTGGCTGGCTCTATTCGCGCCTCAAAGAAACTTTTATCTAACCTTCGACCAGGATGAAAAACCCAAAACTAAAAAGGCAGTTAATTTACAGTCCTTGAAATTAGGAACGACTTTAACTAAATCGGGAGCTTCTAAAGTTAGGCGGATTAGCTGGAGCGGTACTTCTAAAGGAATTGATGACTTTATTTATTTATTACAGAATAAATATGGCGAACGCTACTGCCAGAAAATCATTAGAAAGTGTTACCAGAATGCTCGTAATTATCTTAAATTCGACAAATCTCAACAGCTACCAGGAAAAATTAAATCCGTTAACAAAAAATATTTAGAGTTAGCCGATATTGCCGAAGCAGCTTTGGCTAAACTTTTAATTGTCAAAAGTGCCAAGGGTACGGGAAAAACCGAGATTGTAACCGATCTAGTGGCGACAGACCAAAGAAACGGCATAGCGACTATCAATCTGGTACATTTAGAGCGGTTGGCAAGAGAGGCAGGGATTAGATTGGGTCTGCCCTACAGAACCGAAAAAGGAACGGTTTCATTGAGAAATGCCCTCGGCTATAGTTTATGTCTCGATAGCTTTACTCCCGATAATTCCGTTCCGTTCCACCCCGAACACTGGAGCGATGCGGGTCTGATTATGGACGAATTTACACAATCTTTGGGTCATTTAGCATTTGGCTCTACAGAACTTAAAAAATATCGCAAGCTAGTTCTGGCTACCCTCGGACAAAAACTAGCAGATTGTTGGGCAAATAATAAACCTATTCGGCTGTTAGATGCCGATGCTAATGTTGAGTCGGTAGAGCTTATCTATGAATTGATTCAGTTATACTCGGATAGAGAAATAACTAGAGACGAATTAGAAGACAATACTTTTACTCTAGTCAATGAATATAAGTCAGAGTTAGGAAAGTTATATTTTTACGACGAACCGTCTCCCAAACAGATTCGTGCCGATCTCGTCGCTCAGATGAAGCAACAGAAAAATCTGTTTATCGTTACCAGCGCACAAAAGCCCGAAAGCAGCGACGGGACGATAAATTTAGAAGAATTAGCTAAAAAACACTATTTGCCATCAGAGATTTTAAGAATTGACAGTACTACTACAGGCGATCCTACTCATCCAGCATTTAACATTAATGGCGATCGCTTAAAAGAATTGATTTATCTTGGCAACTACCAAATAATTATTGCCTCTCCCACCATTTGTACGGGAATATCAATCGATGAAGTCGATGGTTATTTCGATGCGGTATTTAGCTTCCAGTCGGGCAATCTAACTCCTAATTCAGTTCGTCAGCAGCTAGTGCGGTTGCGTGACTTTTTAGTTCCCCGATATCTTTGGTGTCCCAAAATCGGTCAAGGATTTATCGGTTCGGCTTCAACTAACCCAATTGAACTTTTAACCGACCAAAAGGGAGAAGCCAAACTAGGATTACAGCTTTTAGGATCTAAAGCTGCCGAACAGTTGATTGAATCTAATGTTTGTCCCCTAACTAAATATTGGTCCGTTGTCGGAGCGATCGCCAATCGGGAAAAATATTACTATCGAGAAATTTTACTCTATCAGTTAGAAGAAGAAGGATGGCAAATAATTACACGGTTTCCCCATGATGACGATGCGTTGCAAAGAGCCTGGGAGGAACGGAAAGAAATTAGAGCGGAGTCGGTAAGATCTGAAAATACGACCGTCGCAACTGCCCATGAGCTATCCCACACCGATGCTTCTTTATTAGAACGCAAACGAAACCTAAGTGCGGCTCAACAGGCACAATTAGATAAATACAAACTTCAACAAAAATATTCAATTGCAGAAATTACACCCGAACTAGTCGCAGCCGAGCGAAAAAAACTCTACTCCGCTTTGCGATTACGATTTTGGTTAACCAAGGGAAGAGAATATTTAGAACGTAGCGATCGCGAACTACTGGAAAAAACTCAAGAACGAAATAATGGAAGCTTCTTTATTCCAGATTTCAATCAGAAAATTAGCATTAGTAAAGTAAAATTACTCGAACTCCTCAATTTAGAAAGATTCGAGCGACGGGAAACTCAGTGGAGTAACAACTCGCCAGAATTAATCGAACTCAAACAGTTCGTTGGGCTAGATTTGGTTAGGTTCAATCAAATTCTAGGTTGTGGTATTGCTATTACCGACAGTCCGATTACAGTAGTTCAGAAAATTTTCAAACAAATTG